The Primulina tabacum isolate GXHZ01 chromosome 7, ASM2559414v2, whole genome shotgun sequence genome includes a window with the following:
- the LOC142550885 gene encoding transcription factor bHLH148-like: protein MTSSMVSSPAASFERSSTRRKRKKKIESQEISLNYHGNNDNLPQTSLVQWRSDAQQQVYSSKLFQAIRQVQRGDSSAPKMNRAVREAADRVLAATARGRSRWSRAMLTNRLRLRFLKKKNITKQQRKVEMMASGSGGTPRRSKVSVTRLKWKSMQTVQRKARVLGGLVPGCRKQPLPVVLEEVTDYIAALEMQVRAMSALASLLSGSGPTVASGAVDGPGSSRTPST from the coding sequence ATGACGTCATCAATGGTGTCTAGTCCTGCGGCGAGCTTCGAAAGATCATCGACCAGAAGGAAGAGGAAGAAGAAAATCGAAAGCCAAGAGATTAGTCTAAATTATCACGGTAATAATGATAATTTGCCTCAAACTTCCTTGGTTCAATGGAGATCCGATGCTCAGCAGCAGGTTTATTCCTCAAAACTGTTCCAAGCCATCCGCCAAGTCCAGCGCGGCGACTCGTCGGCTCCGAAGATGAACCGGGCGGTCCGGGAAGCCGCCGATCGAGTCCTAGCCGCCACAGCCCGGGGGAGGTCCAGGTGGAGCAGAGCCATGCTCACGAACCGGCTCAGGCTGAGGTTTCTCAAGAAGAAGAACATCACCAAGCAACAGCGGAAGGTGGAGATGATGGCCTCCGGGAGCGGCGGGACGCCGAGGAGATCGAAGGTGAGCGTGACCCGGTTGAAATGGAAGAGTATGCAGACTGTTCAGCGCAAGGCACGGGTTCTCGGCGGATTGGTTCCTGGCTGCCGGAAACAGCCATTGCCGGTGGTTCTGGAGGAGGTTACTGACTATATAGCTGCGCTTGAAATGCAAGTGCGAGCTATGAGCGCATTAGCCTCCTTGCTTTCTGGTTCCGGCCCAACTGTTGCTAGTGGCGCGGTTGATGGTCCCGGCTCGAGCCGAACCCCAAGTACCTGA